In Haloimpatiens massiliensis, the following are encoded in one genomic region:
- a CDS encoding FtsX-like permease family protein — protein MKKTFLKNLFRDIKNTFSRFLSIVVIIAVGVSFYAGVRATSPDMKMSGDYYFNKNNFMDFKIISTLGLTEDDLSDIKKQRGVKKAEGSYSIDAVIEKNKQLLVLNINSLPREDGINNIRIISGRTPKSNNEAIVEERFLKENKLKLNDKIILKSGNDSKLEDSLNNTEFKIVGTAKSPLYVSAQRQLSSVGNGSVRGFVYVLPEVFKSEIYTEIYVRSDSEQSRESLLNNESYNNANKGIEKALKDIGVVRNKIRYEDVIKSSKDKIKEAENKLYSSKKEAQDKFVEGYKKLDAAREKIAKGKDELKENEIIYNQKMLDGEKRIEEGKSKIKSAENEIKLKSEEIKNGKLRIAEGKKNLDNSEKELNLGKKEAAERISSEISRNLSDLKAKLDADPTNHIYIQQHNSLNYVYENNIKGKDFDSMYSSLKNDNMLDIINNYFHIESVKSNFDKAALEISAGRMKIAQEEKLLIQGENQLNAGIAELQISKKKISDSQIELDKGRQEGLEKLNEGRRELEDGEKQLNSNLQKLKEEEKSANNKFKEAEAEIEKNKKKLKELKDPDWYVLGRSTNVGYETYRQDSNRIDNIGKAFPLIFFLVAALVSLTTMTRMVQEKRIEIGTFKALGYSRASIVAHYLIYALSASLIGSLIGILIGFRLFPPLIIDAYSSIYAIPDSVTPFNTGIALQAAILAVLFTATAAVAATLEELREVPASLMRPKPPKSGKEILLERITFIWRRLSFTKKVTARNIFRYKQRFFMTVIGIAACTGLMITGFGIKGGIIGATERQFGEIYKYHMQGTLTKNIDDSEKNSIKEKITNKDNVKSVLFTYSKNATTKKEDSKNEDIYVVVPEDKDKFNDYINLTMDGKALNINDEGVVLTEKLSRLTNKKVGDNIVINLNDKDIEVKIAGITEQYIQHYVYMSPEYYKKIIGDRVDFNSFYGLLKDTSHASENNLAKDLKGIKDINSVGFKNNIYVDYNKSMESVNTVVLILIVSAGVLAFVVIYNLTNININERRRELATIKLLGFYNNELANYIYRENIILTIIGSLTGIFMGIFLHRFIIVTAETNIIMFLRKISPIYFLYSILLTMVFSIVVNLAMYKRFDKIDMIDSLKSAE, from the coding sequence ATGAAGAAAACATTTTTAAAAAATTTATTTAGAGATATAAAAAACACATTTTCAAGATTCTTGTCCATAGTTGTAATAATTGCCGTGGGAGTATCCTTTTATGCAGGAGTTAGAGCTACTAGTCCAGATATGAAGATGTCAGGAGATTATTATTTCAATAAAAACAACTTTATGGATTTTAAAATAATTTCAACCCTTGGACTTACTGAGGATGATTTGTCTGATATAAAAAAGCAAAGGGGAGTTAAAAAGGCAGAAGGTTCATATTCAATAGATGCAGTAATAGAGAAAAATAAGCAATTACTAGTTCTTAATATTAATTCATTACCAAGGGAAGATGGTATAAATAATATAAGAATCATTAGTGGAAGAACACCAAAGAGCAATAATGAGGCTATAGTTGAGGAAAGGTTTTTAAAGGAGAATAAACTAAAGTTAAATGACAAGATAATTCTTAAGTCAGGTAATGATAGTAAGCTAGAAGACAGTTTAAATAATACTGAGTTTAAAATTGTAGGAACTGCAAAGTCTCCATTATATGTATCGGCTCAGAGACAGCTTAGTTCTGTAGGAAATGGCTCTGTAAGAGGTTTTGTATATGTATTGCCAGAGGTTTTTAAAAGTGAAATTTACACGGAAATATATGTGAGAAGTGATAGTGAGCAATCAAGGGAAAGCCTTTTAAATAATGAAAGTTATAATAATGCCAATAAAGGTATAGAAAAAGCTCTTAAGGATATTGGTGTTGTAAGAAATAAAATAAGATATGAGGATGTTATAAAAAGTAGTAAAGATAAAATAAAAGAAGCGGAAAATAAGTTGTACAGTTCTAAAAAAGAAGCACAGGATAAATTTGTTGAAGGTTATAAAAAATTAGATGCTGCAAGAGAAAAAATTGCTAAGGGTAAAGATGAGCTTAAAGAAAATGAAATTATTTATAATCAGAAGATGTTAGATGGGGAAAAACGCATTGAAGAAGGTAAAAGCAAAATTAAATCTGCTGAAAATGAAATAAAGCTAAAGTCTGAAGAAATTAAAAATGGAAAACTTCGTATAGCTGAAGGGAAAAAGAATCTTGACAATAGTGAAAAAGAGCTTAATTTAGGAAAGAAAGAAGCAGCAGAAAGAATTTCTTCAGAAATATCTAGAAATCTATCAGATTTAAAGGCGAAGTTAGATGCTGATCCAACTAATCATATATATATACAACAGCACAATTCTTTAAACTATGTATATGAAAATAATATTAAGGGAAAAGATTTTGATAGCATGTATAGTTCCCTAAAAAATGATAATATGCTAGATATAATAAATAATTATTTCCATATAGAAAGTGTAAAAAGCAATTTTGATAAGGCGGCTTTGGAAATTAGTGCTGGACGAATGAAGATTGCACAGGAGGAAAAATTACTTATTCAAGGAGAAAATCAGCTTAATGCAGGTATAGCTGAATTACAAATAAGTAAGAAAAAAATATCAGATTCACAGATAGAATTAGATAAAGGCAGACAAGAAGGGCTAGAAAAACTAAATGAAGGCAGAAGAGAACTTGAAGATGGTGAAAAACAACTTAATTCAAATTTGCAAAAATTAAAAGAGGAAGAGAAAAGTGCAAATAATAAGTTTAAAGAAGCCGAAGCTGAAATTGAAAAAAATAAGAAAAAGCTTAAGGAACTTAAAGATCCTGATTGGTATGTACTAGGTAGATCTACCAATGTGGGATATGAGACCTACAGACAAGATAGTAATAGAATAGATAATATAGGAAAGGCCTTTCCACTTATATTTTTCTTAGTGGCAGCATTAGTTAGTCTTACTACTATGACAAGAATGGTTCAAGAAAAGAGAATAGAGATAGGAACCTTTAAGGCACTAGGGTATTCTAGAGCATCGATTGTAGCACATTATCTTATATATGCTCTTTCAGCTAGTTTAATTGGAAGTTTAATAGGCATACTTATTGGATTTAGGTTATTTCCACCGCTTATTATTGATGCCTATAGTTCAATTTATGCTATACCTGATTCAGTTACACCTTTTAATACAGGAATTGCTTTGCAGGCAGCCATATTAGCTGTATTATTTACAGCTACAGCTGCAGTGGCAGCCACATTAGAGGAATTAAGGGAAGTGCCAGCTTCTTTAATGAGACCAAAGCCACCTAAATCAGGTAAAGAAATATTACTTGAAAGGATAACCTTTATATGGAGAAGATTGAGTTTTACTAAAAAGGTTACCGCAAGAAACATATTTAGGTATAAGCAAAGATTTTTTATGACTGTAATAGGTATTGCAGCTTGTACAGGATTGATGATAACAGGGTTTGGTATTAAGGGAGGAATAATAGGTGCAACAGAAAGACAATTTGGAGAGATTTATAAATATCATATGCAAGGTACGCTCACTAAAAATATAGATGATAGTGAAAAGAATAGTATAAAAGAGAAAATAACAAATAAGGATAATGTTAAATCAGTGTTATTTACTTATAGCAAAAATGCCACAACTAAGAAAGAAGACTCAAAAAATGAAGATATTTATGTGGTTGTTCCTGAGGATAAAGATAAATTTAATGACTATATAAATCTAACAATGGATGGTAAAGCTTTAAATATTAATGATGAAGGTGTAGTTTTAACTGAAAAACTATCTAGGCTTACTAATAAAAAGGTTGGAGACAATATTGTAATTAACTTAAATGATAAAGATATAGAAGTTAAAATTGCTGGCATAACAGAACAATATATTCAGCACTATGTTTATATGAGTCCTGAATATTATAAAAAGATTATTGGAGACAGGGTAGATTTTAATAGTTTTTATGGCCTTCTTAAAGATACATCCCATGCTAGTGAGAATAATCTAGCCAAGGATTTAAAGGGCATTAAGGACATTAACTCAGTAGGTTTTAAAAATAATATATATGTTGATTATAATAAAAGTATGGAAAGTGTAAATACTGTAGTACTAATTTTAATAGTATCTGCAGGGGTTCTAGCCTTTGTTGTAATATATAATCTTACAAATATAAATATTAATGAAAGGCGAAGAGAATTAGCTACCATAAAACTTTTAGGTTTTTATAATAATGAGCTGGCAAACTATATATACAGGGAAAATATTATATTAACCATAATAGGAAGCCTAACCGGAATATTCATGGGAATTTTTCTTCACAGGTTTATAATAGTTACTGCGGAGACAAATATAATAATGTTTTTAAGAAAAATTAGTCCAATATATTTTCTATACTCTATTTTACTAACCATGGTGTTTTCTATAGTTGTAAATCTAGCTATGTATAAAAGGTTTGACAAAATTGATATGATAGATTCCCTTAAAAGTGCGGAATAA
- a CDS encoding class I SAM-dependent methyltransferase: MTEVEELIRERWENSAEGYSSFIERELEDLTKEKWRKYIIEDNSNSPLKILDLGTGPGYFSIILSEVGHDVTGVDIAEQMVQVASRNAKKVNVSPKFRVMDNHKLEFEDNTFDILVCRNVTWTLERPKEAYKEWYRVIKPQGKLIIFDANWHLHEYDEELHKIYLADVEEHDKLYPKIIHSYRGKNPEAKSYYKRLPLSRIVRPNWDMKALREIGFSEVITNTNINKDVYLESDQLLYRSIPMFRICAMK; encoded by the coding sequence ATGACGGAAGTTGAAGAATTAATTAGAGAAAGATGGGAAAATTCAGCAGAAGGGTATAGTTCTTTTATTGAAAGGGAATTAGAGGATTTAACTAAAGAAAAATGGCGAAAGTATATTATAGAGGATAATAGTAATAGCCCACTTAAGATACTTGATTTAGGAACTGGACCAGGATATTTTTCTATTATATTATCAGAAGTTGGACATGATGTAACAGGAGTGGATATTGCAGAGCAAATGGTTCAAGTTGCCAGTAGAAATGCTAAAAAAGTTAATGTTTCGCCTAAATTTCGTGTAATGGATAATCATAAATTAGAATTTGAAGATAATACCTTTGATATATTAGTTTGTAGAAATGTTACATGGACATTAGAAAGACCTAAAGAGGCTTATAAAGAATGGTATAGAGTAATTAAGCCACAAGGTAAGCTAATAATTTTTGATGCAAATTGGCATTTACATGAATATGATGAAGAATTACATAAAATTTATTTAGCTGATGTAGAAGAACATGATAAATTGTATCCTAAAATCATCCATAGTTATAGGGGGAAGAATCCAGAGGCAAAATCTTATTATAAACGATTACCATTGTCAAGGATTGTTCGTCCAAATTGGGATATGAAAGCTTTACGTGAAATAGGTTTTTCGGAAGTAATAACAAATACTAATATTAATAAAGACGTTTATTTAGAAAGTGATCAACTTTTATATAGGAGTATTCCGATGTTTAGAATTTGTGCAATGAAATAG
- a CDS encoding ABC transporter substrate-binding protein: protein MKNIKRILVMCILAIFTISITGCSKNNVAANKKSIEIIDVLGRKVVLEKPATRLAVQWSGSGGGLMTLAALDKEHFQDKIVALDDSLPQYRLDMWNQFCKDVPELKNIPRIGTIDKNEFSVEKLIELKPEVFFLPVGLKEYFTSTMENQLKGAGIAVIFIDYHDQTVKGHIKSTEIIGKTIGKEKEAKDLNDFYVKQMKIVEERLKDLNDNDKPSVYLECGMYGPSKYGNTYSKNYMWGQVVENAGGNNIMKDVVKKSQPANPEYILDKDPEFIIMTGSYWRDQPESMFLGYECDKDKAEKSLAQFTKRPGWKNLKAVKNKNFYAIHHAIGREMYDFYAVQKLAKILHPEKFKDVDPDSAFKEYFEKFMPFKMKGVWYTKLN from the coding sequence ATGAAGAATATAAAAAGAATATTAGTAATGTGTATTTTAGCTATTTTTACAATATCTATAACTGGTTGTTCAAAAAACAATGTTGCAGCCAATAAAAAATCAATTGAAATTATTGATGTATTAGGAAGAAAAGTGGTTTTGGAAAAACCAGCAACAAGACTAGCAGTTCAATGGAGTGGTTCAGGTGGAGGATTAATGACTCTTGCAGCACTTGACAAAGAACATTTTCAAGACAAAATAGTTGCACTAGATGATTCACTTCCACAATATAGACTGGATATGTGGAATCAATTTTGTAAAGATGTGCCGGAATTAAAAAATATTCCACGAATAGGCACAATAGATAAAAATGAATTTAGTGTTGAAAAATTAATAGAACTAAAGCCAGAGGTATTTTTCTTACCTGTAGGTTTAAAAGAATATTTTACTTCAACTATGGAAAATCAATTAAAAGGAGCTGGTATAGCTGTTATATTTATAGATTATCATGATCAAACAGTTAAAGGACATATTAAATCAACAGAAATAATTGGTAAAACCATAGGTAAGGAAAAAGAAGCAAAGGATTTAAATGATTTTTATGTAAAGCAAATGAAAATAGTAGAAGAAAGATTAAAAGATTTAAATGATAATGATAAACCTTCCGTTTATTTAGAATGTGGTATGTATGGACCTTCTAAGTACGGTAATACATATAGCAAAAATTATATGTGGGGACAAGTTGTAGAAAATGCTGGTGGAAATAACATTATGAAAGATGTGGTTAAGAAATCACAACCAGCTAATCCAGAGTATATTTTAGATAAGGATCCAGAATTTATAATAATGACAGGATCTTATTGGAGAGATCAACCGGAATCAATGTTTTTAGGCTATGAGTGTGATAAGGATAAAGCTGAAAAATCTTTAGCACAATTTACAAAAAGACCAGGTTGGAAAAATCTTAAAGCGGTGAAAAATAAGAATTTTTATGCTATTCATCATGCTATAGGAAGGGAAATGTATGATTTTTATGCCGTACAGAAATTGGCAAAAATACTGCATCCAGAAAAGTTTAAAGATGTTGACCCAGACTCTGCCTTTAAGGAATATTTTGAAAAGTTTATGCCTTTTAAAATGAAGGGCGTATGGTATACAAAATTAAATTAA
- a CDS encoding FecCD family ABC transporter permease, which yields MGIILVVISLIIDISVGPATIPIKDVLKSLLKLPVAKLNTNIIVWNVRLPAALMAVAVGAALGVSGACMQTILNNPLASPYTLGISAGAGFGASLAIVLGFGQGTLMGSIGVSLSAFIFSLLASAIIYFIGKSRNMKSEIMILSGIGILFLFQALQSFMQYIASPEVLQSIVFWLFGSFSKANLANVGIIYLALLIFIPLIIKDSWKLTAMRLGDERAENLGVNTKNLRIKVFIIISILTSVAVSIVGTIGFIGLVSPHIARLLVGEDQRFFLSLSTISGMLILSIASIISKVIIPGIIFPIGIITAMIGVPFFFSLIFSKRRVG from the coding sequence GTGGGGATAATTTTAGTAGTCATATCCTTAATTATTGATATATCTGTAGGACCAGCAACAATACCTATCAAGGATGTATTAAAAAGTTTGCTAAAATTACCTGTTGCAAAATTAAACACTAATATTATTGTCTGGAATGTGCGGTTACCAGCTGCTTTAATGGCTGTAGCTGTTGGGGCAGCTCTCGGTGTGTCAGGTGCATGTATGCAAACAATATTAAATAATCCATTGGCAAGTCCATATACGTTAGGAATTTCAGCAGGAGCTGGGTTTGGCGCCTCTTTAGCCATTGTTTTAGGATTTGGACAAGGGACTTTAATGGGGTCTATAGGAGTTTCTTTATCAGCATTTATATTTTCGTTACTAGCCAGTGCGATAATTTATTTTATAGGAAAAAGTAGAAATATGAAAAGTGAAATAATGATTTTGAGTGGTATTGGTATATTGTTTTTGTTTCAAGCTTTACAATCTTTTATGCAATATATTGCTTCGCCAGAGGTTTTACAAAGTATAGTGTTCTGGCTATTTGGAAGTTTTTCAAAAGCTAATTTGGCGAATGTTGGGATTATATATTTAGCATTACTAATATTTATACCACTTATAATAAAGGATTCATGGAAATTGACAGCGATGCGATTAGGTGATGAAAGAGCTGAAAATTTAGGAGTTAATACAAAAAATCTCAGAATTAAGGTATTTATTATTATTTCTATATTAACATCAGTTGCAGTTAGTATAGTAGGAACTATTGGATTTATAGGCCTAGTAAGTCCACATATAGCAAGGTTACTTGTAGGTGAAGATCAAAGATTCTTTTTATCATTATCTACAATAAGTGGTATGCTGATACTTTCAATTGCATCTATAATTAGTAAAGTTATAATTCCGGGTATAATATTTCCTATAGGAATAATCACTGCAATGATAGGAGTACCATTTTTCTTTTCACTAATATTTAGTAAAAGGAGGGTGGGTTAA
- a CDS encoding ABC transporter ATP-binding protein gives MINVKKLSLNYGKNEILKDVSFKVKASNVSVILGPNGVGKTALLRCITGINKYSGEIQIYDKNNNTIKNEEGYKYISYLSQDTSCNAVLTVFETILIGKLQSLSLKVTNEDIDKVEHMMEKLKISHLADRYINEISGGQRQMVFIA, from the coding sequence ATGATAAATGTAAAAAAATTATCCTTAAATTATGGCAAAAATGAGATTTTAAAGGATGTTTCTTTTAAAGTAAAAGCATCTAATGTGTCAGTTATATTAGGACCTAATGGTGTAGGAAAAACAGCTTTACTTCGATGTATTACAGGTATTAATAAATATTCAGGAGAAATCCAAATATATGATAAAAATAATAATACGATAAAGAATGAAGAAGGGTATAAATATATTAGCTATTTGTCGCAAGATACTTCATGTAATGCTGTCCTAACAGTTTTTGAAACAATTTTAATTGGAAAATTACAGTCCCTATCTCTTAAAGTAACTAATGAGGATATTGACAAAGTAGAGCATATGATGGAAAAGTTAAAAATTTCTCATCTAGCAGATAGATATATAAATGAAATCAGTGGAGGCCAAAGGCAGATGGTGTTTATTGCATAA
- a CDS encoding ABC transporter ATP-binding protein, whose amino-acid sequence MKEPTILLMDELTSSLDLNKQFQVLDFIKKYTCENNITTLLTLHHLDLAKKYADDIIILNNKGVYATGMPKQVMTVKMFKEVYKVNAEMIERDNESFVIIKDAI is encoded by the coding sequence ATGAAGGAGCCCACTATATTATTAATGGATGAGTTAACAAGCAGCTTAGATTTAAATAAGCAATTTCAAGTGTTAGATTTTATAAAGAAATATACTTGTGAGAACAATATCACCACACTACTTACATTACATCATTTGGATTTGGCTAAAAAGTATGCAGATGATATTATCATTTTAAATAACAAAGGAGTATATGCAACGGGCATGCCTAAACAAGTAATGACAGTTAAAATGTTTAAAGAAGTTTATAAGGTCAACGCTGAAATGATAGAAAGAGATAATGAAAGTTTCGTTATTATTAAAGATGCAATATAG
- a CDS encoding M28 family peptidase — protein sequence MNSEERQFELLKKMSFVRTSGSEKEMEALNILKAELDSLGLKSKVEPFKVMRYQIKKAKLEVLEPFYKEFKVEGVGLTGNTSQEGLTAELEYVESAEEVNLVNAKGKIVLVNGYMRAKKFRDIVRAGAIGYIVFSGEFMDDEEKTDIAKNAIREKHLEFGKIPGVTMRVKDALEMVKLGATKVRITLEQEEGTTDSHNLITEIKGTQYPEEVVAFMAHYDSVPFSSGAYDNGAGSVNIMEILRHYLENPPKRTLRFMWFGSEEVGLLGSKAYVKEHEKELENIKFGINVDLGGAIIGQDMASIIANESLCHMIEYYAKEVCFPILVKQSIYSSDCMPFADKGIPVANFMRVGEDGAIEIHNRYDIIENISPKNLYKSMNFIKNFSEKIVNAAVIPVPREIPEKLVKEIDEYLMKDLK from the coding sequence ATGAATAGTGAAGAAAGACAATTTGAATTACTTAAGAAAATGAGCTTTGTTAGAACTAGTGGCAGTGAAAAGGAAATGGAAGCTCTTAATATTTTAAAAGCTGAACTAGACAGTTTAGGATTAAAAAGTAAAGTAGAGCCTTTTAAAGTAATGCGTTACCAGATAAAAAAGGCGAAATTAGAAGTTTTGGAACCTTTTTATAAAGAATTTAAAGTAGAAGGTGTAGGATTAACAGGAAATACCTCTCAAGAGGGATTAACTGCTGAACTTGAATATGTAGAGAGTGCAGAGGAAGTTAATTTAGTTAATGCTAAGGGAAAAATAGTCCTTGTAAATGGGTATATGAGAGCAAAGAAGTTTAGAGATATAGTAAGAGCAGGAGCTATTGGATACATAGTTTTCAGCGGTGAATTTATGGATGATGAAGAAAAAACAGATATTGCTAAAAATGCTATAAGAGAAAAACATTTAGAATTTGGAAAAATTCCTGGAGTAACTATGAGAGTTAAGGATGCTCTTGAAATGGTTAAATTAGGAGCTACAAAAGTTCGTATAACACTTGAACAAGAAGAAGGAACAACAGATTCTCATAATCTTATTACAGAAATAAAGGGAACACAATATCCAGAAGAGGTTGTTGCATTTATGGCTCATTATGATAGTGTTCCATTTAGTAGTGGAGCATATGATAATGGAGCAGGATCTGTAAATATCATGGAAATTCTTCGCCATTATTTAGAGAATCCACCTAAACGTACTTTAAGATTTATGTGGTTTGGTTCAGAAGAAGTAGGACTTCTTGGAAGTAAAGCATATGTTAAAGAGCATGAAAAAGAACTTGAGAATATTAAGTTTGGAATAAACGTGGATTTAGGCGGAGCAATTATTGGACAAGATATGGCTAGTATAATTGCTAATGAAAGTTTATGTCATATGATTGAATACTACGCAAAGGAAGTATGCTTCCCAATTTTAGTTAAACAATCTATATACTCCAGTGACTGCATGCCTTTTGCAGATAAGGGTATACCAGTGGCAAATTTCATGCGTGTAGGTGAAGATGGAGCTATAGAAATTCATAATCGTTATGATATTATAGAAAATATTTCTCCTAAAAATTTATATAAAAGCATGAACTTTATTAAGAATTTCAGTGAAAAGATAGTTAATGCAGCTGTAATTCCAGTGCCAAGAGAAATTCCTGAAAAATTAGTTAAGGAAATAGATGAGTATTTAATGAAAGACTTAAAATAA
- a CDS encoding FecCD family ABC transporter permease, giving the protein MKRQLYAKDQVDKTSQYKKYIGKKIIITLVLLCLVFVLATFAINAGSTDLKPSQVFMSIFGYGSDVSDIVIWRIRLPRVLAGIIAGAGLSIAGCVMQNNLRNPLASPSTLGISNAAAFGANLAIIVFGAGNIQSSATDAVSISNPYIVTVSAFLCAIAAALIVIVLAKLRGFMPEAIVLAGVAIGSLFSAGTILIQYFAQDTKVAAAVFWTFGDLGRVSWKEVIIMAIIVCVSIIYFMFKRWDYNAFDSGEESAKSLGVNVERVRFQGMLVSSLITAVAVSFLGIIGFIGLIGPQITRRLIGGDHRFLIPASALMGSMILLISDTVARTIIAPVVLPVGVITSFLGAPLFLFLLIRGYKK; this is encoded by the coding sequence ATGAAACGGCAATTATATGCAAAAGATCAAGTTGATAAAACTAGCCAGTATAAAAAATACATAGGAAAAAAGATAATAATAACTTTAGTTTTGCTGTGTTTGGTTTTTGTTTTAGCTACCTTCGCCATTAATGCTGGCTCTACAGATTTAAAGCCAAGCCAGGTTTTCATGTCCATATTTGGATATGGAAGTGATGTTTCAGATATTGTAATTTGGCGTATACGGTTACCTAGAGTTTTAGCTGGCATTATTGCTGGGGCGGGTTTATCTATAGCTGGTTGTGTAATGCAGAATAATTTAAGAAATCCTTTGGCTTCACCATCAACTTTGGGAATATCAAATGCAGCAGCCTTTGGAGCTAATTTAGCTATTATAGTATTTGGTGCTGGAAATATTCAAAGTTCCGCTACAGATGCTGTTAGTATAAGCAATCCATACATTGTTACTGTTTCAGCTTTTCTATGTGCTATAGCAGCAGCTCTTATTGTAATAGTACTTGCAAAATTACGAGGATTTATGCCAGAAGCCATAGTTTTAGCAGGAGTAGCTATTGGATCTCTTTTTTCTGCTGGAACTATTTTGATTCAGTACTTTGCTCAGGATACAAAAGTAGCTGCAGCAGTTTTTTGGACTTTTGGAGATTTGGGACGAGTTTCTTGGAAAGAAGTAATTATTATGGCTATCATTGTCTGTGTATCAATAATATATTTTATGTTTAAAAGATGGGACTATAATGCCTTTGACAGTGGTGAAGAATCTGCAAAAAGTCTTGGTGTTAATGTAGAAAGAGTGCGTTTTCAGGGAATGCTAGTTTCTTCTTTAATTACAGCAGTTGCAGTTTCATTTCTTGGTATTATTGGATTTATTGGACTTATAGGCCCACAAATAACCAGAAGACTTATTGGAGGGGATCATCGTTTCTTGATTCCAGCTTCGGCACTTATGGGATCAATGATTCTTTTAATTTCTGATACTGTAGCAAGGACAATTATTGCACCAGTGGTATTACCTGTTGGGGTTATTACTTCTTTTCTTGGAGCACCACTGTTTTTATTTTTGCTCATAAGGGGGTATAAAAAATAA
- a CDS encoding ABC transporter ATP-binding protein has protein sequence MVLSVDGLEFKYPSHSILKGVTFSVQKGECLAILGTNGTGKSTLLKCLNRILKPQSGNVFIEDADVRNLNRTELAQKIVYVSQNNKSSRSTVFDTILLGRKPYIKWDVTQKDLDIVNNVIKMLQLEDYALRYTDELSGGELQKVLIGRALAQQPEVLMLDEPTSSLDLKNQLEVINIIKKVVIDKQIAAVVTMHDLNLALRFADKFVLLKNGKVFAAGGIEVMTSENIEDDYSVPVKIEKYSTTPVVIPL, from the coding sequence ATGGTTTTATCTGTTGATGGATTAGAATTTAAATATCCTAGTCATTCCATTTTAAAGGGTGTGACTTTTTCTGTGCAAAAGGGAGAGTGCCTAGCTATACTGGGAACCAATGGAACTGGAAAATCTACTTTACTGAAATGTCTAAATAGAATTTTAAAGCCTCAAAGTGGGAATGTTTTTATTGAAGATGCTGATGTCCGTAATCTAAATAGGACAGAGTTGGCGCAAAAAATAGTTTATGTTTCCCAAAATAATAAAAGTTCTAGAAGTACTGTTTTTGACACAATACTGCTGGGAAGGAAGCCATATATTAAATGGGATGTTACACAAAAAGATTTAGATATAGTAAATAATGTTATAAAAATGCTTCAACTTGAGGATTATGCTTTGAGATACACAGATGAGTTAAGCGGTGGAGAACTTCAAAAGGTATTGATTGGAAGGGCACTGGCTCAGCAACCAGAAGTACTCATGCTTGATGAACCTACAAGTAGCCTTGATTTAAAAAATCAGCTTGAAGTAATAAATATAATTAAGAAAGTTGTTATAGATAAACAAATAGCTGCCGTAGTAACAATGCATGATTTAAACTTAGCCCTTCGTTTTGCAGATAAATTTGTACTCCTTAAGAATGGTAAAGTTTTTGCTGCTGGTGGAATAGAAGTAATGACTTCTGAAAATATTGAAGATGATTATTCAGTTCCCGTAAAGATTGAAAAATATAGCACTACTCCAGTGGTTATTCCTTTGTAG